The stretch of DNA ttcttattattattgtagACGTAATAACACAGTTTTGTTAAACGAATGTCGATATTACGAAATATAATGATTGAACGTAACAGTTCCCATGTAtcaaccaattttcaccatttgcattATTAAGGTTGAAGAGGTTGGAAAAAACTATTCAGCCGTTCAActcaaaaagttgaaaaaataaattaatcctacagcaaaaatcttcaacttattcaaccactattttggagatgaatgaattgaatattattcaacccaattttgttcaacccatttttcaattttgtgcaTCTATTTGCAGCATGAGtcttactccctccgtttcaaaatataggatgttttaactaaagcacgtagattaaaaagtttttacttttaacaagttcaaccaattaaaaacaatactgcataatataaaatactaaactaatctaaaagttgcatagaaacttgaaaacatcatatattatgaagaaaaaaaaacttctctaaaacatcttatattttgaaacgaagggagtattatttatttaaaactagtttttgttttcatcacaAACGACAAAAAATACCATCTATTCTTAACGTTACCATTTATTGGGCTTCTCATCTTAGCCCAACAAAGCCGTTTAGTAGTATTAATAGCATTGCCAAAATGCCCAAAACAAAGATAACCAGTTTGTTGTATGTTTTAACAGCGGTTAGTTAATATAGTTTTACTCCCGTAAAAaaattgatctctctctctcctacaACAATAATTTTGTGAAGAGATCTCATCATCGGAGCCACaacacaatcatcatcatcatcatctatcaTCAAAACGAAGAAGAGCCATGGCTTCAGGTTTCAGTGGCGATGAAACAGCTCCTTTCTTCGGATTCCTCGGCGCCGCCGCAGCTCTCGTTTTCTCCTGTAAAACCAATCAGATCCCTCTCTTTTGTCAATTTCTCCCCAATTGAATGGTTTTGATTTcgatccgatccgatccgatttgatgttgtttcagGTATGGGAGCAGCGTACGGGACGGCAAAGAGCGGAGTCGGAGTTGCGTCGATGGGAGTGATGAGACCTGAACTTGTTATGAAATCGATTGTTCCTGTGGTTATGGCTGGTGTGTTAGGTATTTATGGTTTGATCATAGCCGTCATCATCAGTACTGGGATTAACCCTAAGGCTAAGTCTTATTACCTTTTCGATGGCTATGCTCATCTCTCTTCTGGTCTTGCTTGTGGTCTTGCTGGTTTATCCGCTGGTATGGCTATTGGTATTGTTGGCGATGCTGGTGTTAGGTAACTACAACAGATCTCTTCTTCATTGATCTTAAAAACTGTTCGATTTCAGCAATTGATGTGTTTAGAAGTTTCTTAGATTAGCCTTAGGCATTGTTTGCTTTTGGTGTTTGTTGGTTTCTTAGTGATCAATGGTTTACATTAGCTAGGAATTGTACTTCTTTGATGAAACTTAATTTGTAAGAAAGCTCTTATAGACTAATAACAGAGACTTAgtgaaaaaaggaaacatatttTGACTATTTTCTTAGTGAAAAGCTTTTGGCTCTAGcagagttaaaagagttgtagTTAGAGTTCCTTCTTTGATTGTAATCCTGATTCAAAGATTAGAAATACCGTTTTGTTTACTTGATTCTTATCAAAACTCATCCCAGAGaaagtttttttattgatcTGCTGATTCAGCTCTCATTTAGTTGTTTGACATTAGATGTGATGTTGGTTCAGAACTGCCT from Camelina sativa cultivar DH55 chromosome 9, Cs, whole genome shotgun sequence encodes:
- the LOC104713213 gene encoding V-type proton ATPase subunit c2-like; the protein is MASGFSGDETAPFFGFLGAAAALVFSCMGAAYGTAKSGVGVASMGVMRPELVMKSIVPVVMAGVLGIYGLIIAVIISTGINPKAKSYYLFDGYAHLSSGLACGLAGLSAGMAIGIVGDAGVRANAQQPKLFVGMILILIFAEALALYGLIVGIILSSRAGQSRAE